In Akkermansiaceae bacterium, the following proteins share a genomic window:
- a CDS encoding sodium/solute symporter (Members of the Solute:Sodium Symporter (SSS), TC 2.A.21 as described in tcdb.org, catalyze solute:Na+ symport. Known solutes for members of the family include sugars, amino acids, nucleosides, inositols, vitamins, urea or anions, depending on the system.) has protein sequence MRLAILPGILFSCAAAMAGEAIQWSSTVPPLPDKHGYAGGFAGIVGQDEHRLLVFAGGANFPYENPFDEAKNADGGQPKVFHRSAFALSLGPGGLSPDGGWKAATPLPQALAYGASVSLPHDHSALFIGGNSGTDGAGHSAKVYRITSPGGAIQYAPLADLPVGVTNIAATLVGKTVYVFSGDSPKGSEPQFLALDTSDHDAAAWQWKSLPWPQRADGTPARARGNYTIGSMGGKVYVFGGRSARDPSDTTMHKVDINEIHGLDFFRDCYVYAPGTNTWKRIADLPMGISAAPSPAVPAGYSHLLVLGGVSVDFLRGLQDKDKYPSLNESRQGFHHPGFSRTILGYHSVTDTWARFGEIPDNVRATVTVPVVIDGADFLVPSGEWSPKLRTPAVSGGQVAADRPAFGAVNWTVVGIYLMGMVAVGYWFMKKESARTTDDYFRGGQRVPWWVAGLSIFATILSSITFMAIPAVAYSGDWNRWIGQWPILVLVPLVVFFYLPFFRKLNLTSAYEYLEARFNLAIRLIASASFMIFHVGRIAIVLYLPALALSSVTNMNIYFAIIAIGMLCVIYTVMGGIEAVVWTDAIQALVLIGGAMLCFGLVVSKVDGGLGAITATASDGKFLTADWSLDAAKNFSASTRSGWLIFLGFLFASLPSYTSGQDVVQRYVTTPTEKEAARSLWLNIFMTLVGSAVFFGLGTALYVFYQHHPSLLDPTMAKNDGILPFFIMQNLPVGIAGLIIAGVFAAAQSTISSSLNSVATTFVTDYYGRVISPDSTDRKRLSVARYVVVILGVLGVACACLVSAGNIKSAFDAFNIFVGFAMGPLAALFALGIFTRRVSGRAALIGTIAGAVGLGIVHLTNNAGATHIWGLFNGLICFVTTCCVGLVGSIFLPANPEQVKGLNIHS, from the coding sequence ATGCGCCTCGCCATACTCCCCGGGATTCTTTTCAGTTGTGCGGCGGCGATGGCGGGTGAAGCCATCCAATGGTCATCCACGGTGCCACCGCTGCCGGACAAGCATGGATATGCAGGCGGCTTTGCCGGTATCGTCGGACAAGATGAACACAGGCTGCTCGTCTTCGCGGGAGGTGCCAACTTCCCTTATGAAAATCCATTTGATGAGGCAAAAAATGCGGACGGCGGCCAGCCCAAGGTCTTCCATCGGAGTGCATTCGCCCTGTCACTGGGCCCCGGGGGATTGTCCCCCGACGGCGGGTGGAAGGCCGCCACACCCTTGCCACAGGCACTGGCGTACGGGGCGTCGGTTTCCCTGCCACATGACCACTCGGCATTGTTCATCGGCGGCAACTCCGGGACCGATGGAGCGGGTCATTCGGCAAAGGTCTATCGAATTACATCCCCCGGCGGGGCCATTCAATATGCACCCCTGGCGGACCTGCCGGTGGGGGTGACCAACATCGCCGCCACCCTGGTGGGCAAGACGGTCTATGTGTTTTCCGGTGACTCGCCGAAGGGGTCCGAGCCGCAGTTTCTGGCACTCGACACCTCGGATCATGACGCCGCCGCATGGCAGTGGAAGTCGCTCCCCTGGCCGCAGCGGGCCGATGGCACACCTGCACGCGCACGCGGCAACTACACCATCGGAAGCATGGGCGGAAAAGTCTATGTCTTTGGCGGCCGCTCGGCGCGCGACCCGTCGGACACCACCATGCACAAGGTGGATATCAACGAAATCCACGGGCTCGATTTTTTCCGCGACTGCTATGTTTACGCGCCCGGCACCAACACCTGGAAACGGATCGCCGACCTGCCCATGGGGATCTCGGCTGCACCCTCGCCGGCTGTCCCGGCGGGATACTCCCATCTGCTGGTGCTCGGCGGGGTTTCGGTGGATTTTCTGCGCGGGCTGCAGGACAAGGACAAGTATCCCAGCCTGAACGAAAGCCGCCAGGGGTTTCACCACCCGGGGTTTTCACGCACCATCCTGGGTTATCACAGCGTTACCGACACCTGGGCCAGGTTCGGAGAAATCCCTGACAATGTCCGCGCCACAGTCACCGTTCCGGTCGTCATTGACGGCGCGGATTTTCTGGTTCCATCGGGAGAGTGGAGCCCGAAACTGCGCACCCCCGCCGTCAGCGGCGGTCAGGTGGCCGCCGACAGACCGGCATTCGGAGCCGTGAACTGGACGGTCGTGGGCATCTATCTCATGGGGATGGTGGCAGTGGGTTACTGGTTCATGAAAAAGGAATCGGCTCGAACGACGGACGATTATTTCCGTGGCGGCCAGCGCGTCCCGTGGTGGGTGGCGGGCCTATCCATCTTTGCGACCATTCTTTCGTCCATCACCTTCATGGCCATCCCGGCAGTGGCCTACAGTGGCGATTGGAACCGCTGGATCGGTCAGTGGCCGATCCTTGTCCTGGTGCCGCTCGTGGTGTTCTTCTACTTGCCGTTTTTCAGAAAACTCAACCTGACATCGGCTTATGAATACCTTGAGGCGCGGTTCAATCTGGCGATCCGGCTCATCGCATCCGCCTCGTTCATGATCTTCCACGTCGGCCGCATTGCCATCGTCCTCTACCTGCCCGCCCTGGCGCTCTCCAGCGTGACCAACATGAACATTTACTTCGCCATCATCGCCATCGGCATGCTGTGCGTGATCTACACCGTGATGGGAGGCATCGAAGCCGTGGTGTGGACAGACGCCATCCAGGCGCTGGTTCTCATCGGCGGGGCGATGCTTTGCTTCGGACTGGTTGTCAGCAAGGTCGATGGCGGTTTGGGCGCGATCACCGCCACCGCCAGCGACGGCAAATTCCTCACCGCCGACTGGTCACTGGACGCAGCCAAGAACTTCAGCGCATCCACCCGGTCAGGCTGGTTGATTTTCCTGGGTTTCCTGTTCGCCTCGTTACCGAGCTACACATCGGGGCAGGATGTCGTGCAGCGCTACGTGACCACCCCGACGGAAAAAGAAGCCGCCCGGTCGTTGTGGCTGAACATTTTCATGACCCTTGTCGGCTCTGCGGTGTTCTTCGGACTTGGCACCGCCCTCTACGTTTTCTATCAACACCACCCATCACTGTTAGACCCTACCATGGCGAAAAACGACGGCATCCTGCCGTTCTTCATCATGCAAAACCTTCCCGTAGGCATCGCCGGACTGATCATCGCCGGGGTCTTTGCCGCGGCACAGTCCACGATCTCGAGTTCGCTGAACTCCGTGGCCACGACATTTGTCACCGACTACTACGGCAGGGTGATCTCCCCCGACAGCACGGACCGGAAACGGCTGTCCGTTGCCCGCTATGTGGTGGTCATCCTGGGTGTCCTCGGGGTCGCCTGTGCCTGCCTGGTGAGCGCGGGCAACATCAAGTCGGCCTTTGACGCCTTCAACATCTTTGTCGGCTTTGCCATGGGGCCTCTTGCAGCACTGTTCGCCCTGGGTATCTTTACCCGTCGGGTGAGTGGCAGGGCGGCACTCATCGGCACCATCGCAGGAGCCGTCGGTTTGGGTATTGTGCATCTCACCAACAACGCGGGAGCCACCCATATCTGGGGCTTGTTCAACGGCCTGATTTGTTTTGTCACCACCTGCTGCGTCGGCCTGGTTGGCTCCATCTTCCTGCCCGCGAACCCCGAGCAGGTCAAGGGGCTCAACATCCACAGCTAA
- a CDS encoding sigma-54-dependent Fis family transcriptional regulator has protein sequence MLPRLLILDDLFGRNLPDGPNTDRESLCAHFLWQDVTGDASTKSSKQKVLQPTAEAVFCRAQTPAAATIGDTVENDLESALDAVRCGWPEAQMKRRGRKPKVPPPRWSMVLIDLCFYTGLVTEESNRRTPGMPEGRPGDDDPRSYFGLTLLDAIHREFPELPIFILSSKPRKDVSLEFSRRGALGFIDRSALEGPELLEQALWNHGLLPDPTGEVVGHSIPLLLALREARRAAGHRENVMVRGERGTGKELLARYLHRCAKETATTQREAPLPENSKLNTENSSRFVAVNSAVFTPNLFASELFGIQPRTTTGVDGKVGLIEMAKGGDLFLDEIADMPSEVQAALMRVLQERQITRVGGRESLPMDVRFLSATNADLEDPDHTFRPDLLDRLRSGGTIWLPPLRDRPGDIPLLAEKLLREAETQREGIRPRQIIPEAMEKLLAHDWPGNVRELRGVIFDAVTRHPDVEHLVADHVRITSKLETQKPKADDKSRSARSKEEQGAVESLSDLLERMQFTKIDPLLVNDWAGRLPDLQHEQARLAARLLQAALEATKRRTPDHPDDPNQTRRHRQPLPARRRNQHPQNHALNLVNC, from the coding sequence ATGCTCCCCCGCCTCCTCATCCTCGATGACCTCTTTGGCCGTAACTTGCCGGACGGACCGAATACCGACCGTGAAAGCCTATGCGCCCATTTCTTGTGGCAAGATGTGACTGGCGATGCCTCAACCAAGTCGAGCAAGCAGAAAGTGCTTCAACCCACGGCAGAAGCGGTCTTCTGCCGTGCACAAACTCCCGCAGCAGCCACCATCGGCGACACGGTTGAAAATGATCTAGAATCCGCCCTCGACGCCGTGCGTTGCGGTTGGCCAGAAGCACAGATGAAACGCCGCGGGCGCAAGCCCAAGGTTCCGCCTCCCCGCTGGTCCATGGTTCTCATCGATCTGTGTTTTTACACAGGATTAGTGACGGAAGAGAGCAATCGGCGCACCCCCGGAATGCCTGAGGGACGGCCGGGCGATGACGATCCTCGCTCTTATTTCGGCCTGACCTTGCTCGATGCTATTCACCGAGAGTTTCCCGAACTTCCCATCTTCATTCTATCCAGCAAGCCGCGCAAGGACGTGAGTCTGGAATTCAGCCGCCGTGGGGCACTGGGCTTCATCGACCGCAGCGCACTCGAGGGACCGGAACTCCTGGAACAGGCCTTGTGGAACCACGGCCTGCTTCCCGATCCCACAGGGGAAGTGGTAGGGCACTCGATTCCTTTGCTGCTGGCACTTCGCGAAGCCCGGCGGGCGGCGGGACACCGGGAAAATGTCATGGTTCGGGGCGAGCGCGGAACCGGCAAAGAGCTTCTCGCCCGCTACCTCCACCGCTGCGCCAAAGAAACCGCCACAACCCAGCGTGAAGCCCCTCTTCCTGAAAACTCCAAACTGAACACTGAAAACTCGTCGCGCTTTGTCGCGGTCAACAGCGCCGTTTTCACACCGAACCTGTTTGCCTCCGAATTATTCGGCATTCAGCCCCGGACGACAACGGGAGTGGACGGCAAGGTGGGCCTGATCGAAATGGCGAAGGGGGGTGACCTGTTTCTCGATGAAATTGCGGACATGCCGTCGGAAGTGCAGGCCGCCCTGATGCGGGTCTTGCAGGAGCGCCAGATCACCCGGGTGGGAGGACGTGAATCGCTACCGATGGACGTGCGCTTTCTTTCCGCCACCAATGCTGATCTGGAGGACCCCGACCATACGTTCCGCCCTGATCTTCTCGATCGCCTGCGCAGCGGCGGCACCATCTGGCTACCGCCACTGCGCGATCGCCCGGGCGACATCCCGCTGCTCGCCGAAAAACTCCTCCGTGAAGCCGAAACCCAGAGGGAAGGCATCCGCCCCCGCCAGATCATTCCGGAGGCGATGGAAAAGCTGCTTGCTCACGATTGGCCCGGCAATGTGCGAGAACTGCGTGGCGTGATTTTCGATGCCGTCACCCGTCACCCGGATGTCGAGCACCTGGTGGCGGATCATGTTAGAATCACATCGAAACTCGAAACTCAAAAACCAAAGGCCGACGATAAATCGCGCTCGGCCCGGTCGAAGGAGGAACAGGGAGCCGTTGAGTCATTGTCAGATTTACTGGAGCGTATGCAATTTACCAAGATCGATCCCCTGCTCGTGAACGACTGGGCTGGTCGATTGCCAGACCTTCAGCACGAGCAGGCGCGATTGGCAGCCCGCCTGTTGCAAGCTGCGTTGGAAGCAACCAAACGCCGCACCCCGGATCACCCTGATGACCCAAATCAAACACGACGCCACCGCCAACCTCTTCCAGCTCGCCGCCGGAATCAACACCCTCAAAACCATGCGCTGAATCTAGTGAATTGTTAG
- a CDS encoding dihydrodipicolinate synthase family protein translates to MNALNIDGLVAATATPMHGDGSINLDMIKPQVDFLVNKGVKGIYVLGSTGEGFSLTDDERKAVTVAFVKATAGRMKTFIQVGHNSWQASAELAAHAESAGADAVSATPPGYFKPEGEQGLVDGLKIITDAAPRTPFYYYHIPFLSGVNINVGKFTSMASEQLDSFVGIKYSDGSTLYNLQTMQEAGPGKEFLSGSDEAYLMSVAQGYKGAVGSTYGYGASIYQNVRAAVECGDFTTARMWQQRALVMIDTLFATCGRAGLKAIWGLVGVDCGPVRSPLPAASAEQIEELRKRLEHMGFFEWDTEKLRATA, encoded by the coding sequence ATGAATGCTTTGAATATTGACGGCCTCGTCGCCGCAACCGCAACGCCGATGCACGGGGACGGCTCGATCAACCTCGACATGATCAAGCCACAGGTGGATTTTCTCGTCAACAAGGGCGTCAAGGGAATCTACGTGCTGGGCAGTACGGGAGAGGGGTTCTCCCTGACCGACGACGAGCGTAAAGCTGTCACTGTTGCATTTGTGAAAGCCACCGCAGGCCGCATGAAAACCTTCATCCAGGTTGGCCACAACAGTTGGCAGGCATCAGCCGAACTGGCCGCACATGCGGAGTCGGCAGGCGCGGACGCCGTGTCCGCCACCCCCCCCGGCTACTTTAAGCCCGAGGGCGAGCAGGGACTGGTCGATGGCCTGAAAATCATCACCGACGCCGCGCCCCGAACCCCCTTTTACTACTACCACATTCCCTTTCTTTCGGGTGTGAACATCAACGTGGGAAAATTCACATCCATGGCATCGGAGCAACTGGACAGCTTTGTGGGCATCAAGTACTCAGATGGCTCGACGCTCTACAATTTGCAAACGATGCAGGAAGCCGGCCCCGGCAAGGAGTTCCTCTCGGGCTCCGACGAAGCGTATTTAATGTCGGTTGCCCAGGGATACAAGGGGGCTGTCGGCAGCACCTACGGCTATGGCGCCAGCATCTATCAGAACGTGCGTGCCGCCGTGGAGTGCGGAGATTTCACCACTGCCCGCATGTGGCAGCAGCGCGCCCTGGTCATGATCGACACCCTTTTTGCTACTTGCGGAAGGGCCGGTTTGAAGGCAATCTGGGGTCTGGTCGGTGTGGACTGCGGCCCCGTGCGCTCCCCGCTGCCCGCAGCCTCCGCTGAACAGATTGAGGAACTCCGCAAACGCCTCGAGCACATGGGGTTCTTTGAGTGGGACACTGAAAAACTGCGCGCCACAGCCTGA